A window of Patagioenas fasciata isolate bPatFas1 chromosome 5, bPatFas1.hap1, whole genome shotgun sequence contains these coding sequences:
- the SLIRP gene encoding SRA stem-loop-interacting RNA-binding protein, mitochondrial has protein sequence MAATSAVRAVGRRSRRAFDLFVAEVPWTVSSKELKEYFSQFGAVQRCQLPFDKDTGFHRRYCWIKFSTPQDVQNVLQKDSHILEGAKLALRQQSHRRRSQRKNQSE, from the exons ATGGCGGCGACCAGCGCGGTGCGGGCGGTGGGCCGTCGCTCCAGGAGAGCCTTCGACCTCTTCGTGGCTGAGGTTCCCTGGACCGTGTCGAGCA AGGAGCTGAAGGAGTACTTCTCCCAGTTCGGGGCAGTGCAGAGGTGTCAGCTGCCATTC GACAAAGATACAGGCTTTCACAGACGTTATTGCTGGATTAAATTCTCAACTCCACAAGATGTTCAGAATGTGCTTCAGAAGGACTCCCACATACTTGAAGGTGCCAAG ctCGCTCTCAGACAGCAGTCCCATCGAAGGCGCAGTCAAAGAAAGAATCAAAGTGAGTGA